The uncultured Fretibacterium sp. genome contains a region encoding:
- a CDS encoding vitamin B12 dependent-methionine synthase activation domain-containing protein, protein MNTPQAAPQATPTMVDDALRFIGVPKEARSGEMAERVYRTFELLEDFIRPRRVWGRFSVTADDRGIWLAEAVRIESRSLSRLMAHSRECWAMAVTLGPEVDRRILLAQKRDMLDGVALDACASVRADTLCNEVEEEILRELREGEHPTMRFSPGYGDAPLSASADLIALLDATRRIGLSMTRSYMMTPIKSITALIGISEMDEDRSRDCSRCAAGPACPYRKGGDGAGLSHA, encoded by the coding sequence GTGAACACTCCGCAAGCGGCCCCGCAGGCGACCCCTACCATGGTGGACGACGCCCTGCGCTTCATAGGCGTCCCCAAAGAGGCCCGGAGCGGCGAAATGGCCGAGAGGGTCTATCGGACCTTCGAGCTGCTGGAGGACTTCATCCGGCCCCGCCGCGTCTGGGGACGCTTTTCCGTTACGGCCGACGACCGGGGCATCTGGCTGGCCGAGGCGGTTCGGATCGAGAGCAGGAGCCTGTCGCGGCTGATGGCCCATTCCCGGGAGTGCTGGGCCATGGCCGTGACCCTGGGGCCCGAGGTTGACCGCAGGATCCTGCTGGCTCAGAAACGGGACATGCTGGACGGTGTGGCCCTGGACGCCTGTGCCTCGGTGCGCGCCGACACCCTCTGCAACGAGGTCGAGGAGGAGATCCTCCGCGAGCTTCGCGAGGGGGAACACCCGACGATGCGCTTCAGCCCCGGCTACGGCGACGCGCCCCTTTCCGCATCCGCGGACCTCATCGCGCTCCTGGACGCGACGCGGCGCATCGGCCTTTCCATGACGCGCTCGTACATGATGACCCCGATAAAATCCATCACCGCGTTGATTGGGATCTCGGAGATGGACGAGGACCGCAGTCGGGACTGTTCCCGCTGCGCGGCCGGGCCGGCCTGTCCGTATCGGAAGGGAGGGGATGGTGCAGGTTTGAGCCATGCATGA
- a CDS encoding BrnT family toxin — MHEIVRLELEGNFFFSWDPEKAEKNLHKHGVSFEAAAHAFLDSRSFLVDDPHSDGDRLRLIGFSEATSTILFVVHVERTTDDNAVIFRIISARRATKKERELYDEG, encoded by the coding sequence ATGCATGAAATCGTTCGTCTCGAGCTCGAGGGCAATTTCTTTTTCTCTTGGGACCCTGAGAAAGCGGAGAAAAATTTGCACAAGCATGGCGTATCGTTTGAGGCCGCGGCGCACGCGTTTTTGGACTCGCGGTCTTTCCTCGTGGATGATCCCCATTCCGATGGCGATCGTCTGCGCCTGATCGGATTCTCCGAGGCAACTTCAACTATTCTGTTTGTGGTTCATGTGGAGCGTACTACAGATGATAATGCCGTTATCTTCAGGATCATTTCGGCACGAAGGGCTACAAAGAAGGAGCGTGAGTTGTATGACGAAGGATGA